The genomic region GGAAAATTTGATGGAGCGAGACGTGCACATCGAATGCAGTAACACAAAAAAAGGCGAGTTGGTATGCGATGTAGAAACGCGGGGCGAACTCGGGATGCTGCGCTACCGGCATATCTTTCCCAAAGGGACTAGCGAAGCCCAGGCCAGGGACCAGATCCGCCAAGGGCTTAAGAGTCGGGGTGAGGCGATCGCGCATCCGGGACAAGGCCGCGCGGGTAGGCCCAAGAAACAAAACGCGAATGAAGTGAGTTGACCGGCGCTTCTGGACGGAAAGCACTGCTGCAAATACTCCGCAGGTCGTAAATTTGATTCTCACTCGGGCGCCGGTACTCGACGCCGTTATCGAAGCAATGCCGGTTGTCAAATCCTTCTCTGCCGCAGCTATACTGATTACGCCTTGAAAATCCTGCTTTACGGACTTAGCAGACCGCTTTGAACTTTCGTTGGCGTGTTGCGTCTCAATGATAATTGCGCCAAGGGACTGCTCCGCCATGTTGGGCGAACAAGCCGGTAACCCGGATCACCTGAACAAAGTTGCTCAAGTCACTCTGGTATTCTGGATCATCAAGATCGCGGCCACGACGCTCGGCGAAACGGGCGGAGATGCCCTTTCCATGACGGAGCATTTGGGCTACGCGGTGAGCAGCATCATCTTCTTGGCATTTTTCATCATCAGCGTCACGGCCCAGATTCGCGCAAAATCCTTTCAGCCGTTTTTGTATTGGTCTGTCATCGTGGCAACTACCACGGCCGGCACGACCATCGCAGACTTTGCTGACCGCTCTCTTGGAATAGGTTACGTGGGCGGCTCGCTCATCCTCTTTACCACCTTGATGCTCGTTCTCGGGCTGTGGCGGTTCACATTAGGGTCTGTGTCTGTCAATTACATCACATCGCCCAAAGTCGAGATGTTTTACTGGACCACGATTCTCTTGTCAAACACTCTCGGGACGGCTCTTGGCGATTTTTTGGCCGACAGTTCGGGACTGGGGTACGAACGCGGCGCGTTGGTCTTTGCAGGCGCGATAGTTTTTGTGGCGGCCGCTTATTTCTTTAGCAGAATTTCGCGCACGATGTTGTTCTGGGTGGCGTTCATCCTGACCAGACCGCTTGGCGCAACGGTTGGCGACTTTTTGACTAAGGCTCATGCGAACGGCGGACTGCACCTGAGCCGCATTGATTCTTCCTTTATTATTATGCTTTTCATCGTCGCTTGTATTCCTCTCACGGCACAGAAGGCTGGCAGTTATGTGAGGCGGCGTTAGGCGTCATCAACGACAAGCGGCTTTAGCGACTTTATTTCCGATACCTATCCTCAAGCCGCACGCGACGGGGAGCGCCGCTTCAAATAATCCGCAGTCGCTGGGCTTGAACCCCGTTCGGCGAGCTATCGCTTGACGCTGGTTTTCGACTCAAAACAGAAGTTCCGCTAGCGTATTCCTGTGGCTACGAGTCACGAATAGCGCTGCCTTGACATTATTTACCTGGCAGCCTAGAGTCCGGTCGCGGGTTTCACCTCCCATCCGCCAACGCGCGTTCAAGGCGACCCCCATGACTAATTACACTGAGCTCAAGAAGAAGCAACGCGCGGCGTGGGCACTGGGCGAGTACGACCGTATTGCGGACGGCCTCACCATTTCTACGGACCAGACGTTGCGCGTCGCTAAGCTTCGACCCGGTGAGCGCGTGCTGGATGTCGCGACTGGCACGGGCATCACAGCACTCGCGGCACGTGGCCGGGGCGCCCGGGTGAGCGGCGTGGACTTCGTGCCGGAGCTTCTCGCCGTGGCACGGGAAAAGGCGGAAGCTGAAGGTTTTAATGACATCGATTTCCGGGAGGGAGACGCGGAGGCGCTTCCGTTCGGAGACGCAAGCTTCGACGTCGTTCTTTCCACCTGTGGCCACATGTTTGCTCCCGACCAGCCCAAAGTCGCCGCCGAACTTGCGCGCGTCACGCGCCCCGGAGGTCGAGTTGTGTTCCTCGCGTGGACGCCGGAAGGTGGGCTCGGTGGCTGGTTTCGCGTCATGAACAAGCACGTCCCGCCGCCCGGCGGGGCGCCGAGTCCCTTCAATTGGGGCGAGCCCGACAAGGTGCGCCAACTCCTCAGGAGTGCGTTCCGGGACCTAGCGTTTACTCGCGGGGACTGTCCTCAATTCGGCGCTTCGCCCGAGGAAATTTGGGAGTTATTCTCGACCCGCTACGGACCTACCGTCCGTGTTGTCGTGAGCCTGCAGGGCGAGGCGCTTACGGCGCTGCGCCGCGAGCTGCTTGCTTACCTCGACGGTTACCGCGCAGCGGATGGTAAGGTGCGTTGGGGCCGGGAGTACCTGATTACGCGTGCCATTCGAGCGTGAACCGCCTCGATGGATTCGCTTGAGCCCAGATTCCCTCAAGCGATGGAAAGCACCGCTCCAAGCAATCTGCAAGCCCCGGCTTCATGCTCTGATTGAGGAGCCGTCACTCAACGTCAATTATCGGGCAGCATCTGCGTTTCGCGCAGTGTTTTGCCTTTGTATGTTTCATCTCAATCGCAGTCCGGATCGTCTTTGTGTTGCTTGGCTTCCGCGGCACATTTCGCTTCCCGCTCGTGCCGTTCCCGGTCGAGTTCCGCTGCGGTGTCACCCAGGCGATGCTCTTCGATGACCTGGTCGCTGATTGGGTCCTCGCCCTGATTGCCGGCTTTGCCACCGACCGATTGGGGTCCACCAACCCTAACATTGCTTTCACCAGGAATGGATCCCGCTTGGCTATTCGCGTTACCCGTACTGGGGTAACTATATTTCCCTGCACTTGCTAATACTGAGACGGCAAGCAGTAAAGCCGCTAAGTACAGTTTTGACATGGCTTCATCCTTTCAATAGGAATTGAACTCTTCATCCCTATCCTGGTGATATATTTGTTCATGGAACCAGACCGCTGGGCGCTAAGAACGAGCGCGTCGCTTTTTTGCGAAAACAAACGGCTGGTTTCAATGCAAATCCTATTGTCCACCGCAAAGTTCAAAGTGATGTGAGATAACGCACATGCCACTTGCCGCAGGGCGTCGTTTGGCAGATTCTGAAGTTCAATTACGCGGATTCGCTCAGGGGTTAGGGCTGCAACACGGCATCACCGACTTGATTTCGCGAATGCGGGAGATGTATATGATCTGATGACGTTCGACACAGGACGTGAAAGCTGAAGAAAAGCGGGCCACCGTTACAGATATCAGAACTTTGCGCAAAAGGGGCAGCAACTCGCACGGATATTATTCACGCGCCCGGCGCCCCGCCCAGATTTAGTGTATATGCCCATTGCAATTGTTCGGTGACTAAAGAAAGGAATTGATAGTGGCAGATCTTTACTGCGAACGACTAGGTCCGGGTTTGTGGGCAGAACCGCTCAATGCCGTGACGAACCTCGCGTTTCTTGTGGCGGCATGGGTTTGCTTGTCCATAGTCCGGCGTTCGCCCAACCGTTCGGGGGAAGTGACGATACTCATCGCACTCATCGCTGTTATTGGAATCGGCAGTGGGCTCTTCCATACCTTGGCTACGACTTGGGCGCGAGTACTCGACGTGGTTTCAATCTTGCTCTTTCAAACATGGTACATATGGGTTTACGCACGAAGTATCATCTTGATGAATTGGCGTTGGTCAGCGTTGCTCACGACCGGTTTCCTGGTCGCAACCCTGATCGGCAGGCAGTTCCCGGCAGTATTGAACGGGTCGCTCGCCTATGCGCCAGCCTTGTTCGCTTTGGTTAGCCTGGGCATTTACCACTACTGGACCAAGAAGCGCGGGCCGAGAATGCTCCTGCTCGCGTCCGGCGTGTTCTTACTCGCGCTCACTTTTCGGACCATCGATCAAGCTGTCTGCCCTTATCTGTGGATCGGGACGCACTTTCTCTGGCATCTCTTGGATGCGGCGGTTCTTTTTTTGGTTACCCTGGCCTTTGTTCTCAATCGAGGAAGCCCCAGCGGCGACTCTCTAATCGACAACCACGCTGATGTCGCCCATGATTGATTATCCAAAGCTGCTCCCCTCGGGAGCCGAGGGTAACCGGGTGGAAGTGAGCAAACACGAACTGCAGAAGCGTTGCAAATCTTTCGAAACGGAGAAGCTGCCCGACCTGCGTCGACGGGGCCCGCGACCTCAAACCCCAGTCAGCCGACGGTCGGAATTCCGGCCGCAGCCAAGGCTGCACTTCTAACCATGTTCGCTGTAGCGTTTGTTGTGAAGGTATGCAGGGTTTGAGGGTGTCGCGCTTTGTCCACCGGATTAGGTTCCATGGTCGGCAAATAGCCGTTGGGCGTCATGAAACTCAAACACAGAAAGGGATTACGGCCGAAATTATCCGCGATACCGGTATATCCAGAATCCTCACACGACGGAATGCATCCCTCCAAATAGTCCCCGTTGCCTGATTGATATTAAGTTCTCGCAAGCTTCAAGTTTTGGTAGGTTGCCGCCCGCTGTAATGGGCGTACGTTCTAGTTTCCTCTGCTGCCGACAATTCTGACGAAATCTCTTACGGGCGTTCCGGCACACACGCTAGCCCACCGGCTGGCGAACGGCACATGCCGGAAATCGCGTCGCCGCGGGGGGATATGAACTGGCACTTCGAACCGGATGATAGTCCCGTGCAAGCAGCGATCGCTTCGGCAGGCGGTTGCCGCATTCGGCCCCGACCATTGCCGGGAGGCGAGCCGCCGCCGGCGCGCCCCGCCATGCTGACGGGCGTGCCGCGGAAGCAGCCGACCGTGTATGGGTATTCGCGCGTGAGAACGTAGTGATACATGCTTATTTCCTCGCCGTCCCACAGGATCTTGCTCACGCGCCCGTGGCATTCGTCCAGGTCGGCGTTGGTGAGCTCTTTGCCGTGTTCGTCGTACATGCTGTAGATGCCGAACCCGTCGAGTGCATAGCCAATCAGCGTATTCTCGGCTCCGGCGCCTGGAATGCATGGAGTCGGACCATGGTAATGGTACTCGCCAGTCATCTGTGGGTGGCCGTCGCAGCGGTCCTGCACTTCGTGCGCGACCGCATCGCGGCCGCTGTCGTCAAGCGCGCTGAAGAACGCAACCCCGTTCAAAGCAATACCGATCATTCCCATCGGGACGCAACTCGGCGCAGCGGCGAGCGTGGGCAGAAGCGGTAATGAAAAAGCGATTTGCTGCGCTTCGATGTGGTTGGGATTGCGGTCGATCTGGTAAGCCGGATCGGTCGGCTGGATTGGAAAGATACCGGTCGTATGATTGACCGGCAGGCCATTACCCCTGATGCGCCGCTCGCCGTTTGACATGGCAACCGTCAAAACCGCATCCGGCCATTCCACGTCGCCTTGCACCCATATCTTTTTGGTTGCGTCCCAGGTCGAACCGTGGATCCAGCCGCCCGCGTGCACCGCGCCGCCGCCGCGAAACTGCGACCGGCACGAATACACAGACCCGCGCACAGGCCCGGTACTTACCTTGCCGTCGCCAAGCGGCAGCATATGCGGATCAAGCACGTCGATTCGTGACGATTGAGCGCGGCAATCATTTACCCCTGCGCTGGCTGCGAAGAGCAGAACGCTCAAAAAGGCAAGGCCTGCAAATGCGGAATAAGAACGTGTCATTTCTTTCCCCGGCTATTCGTGTAGCCAATTATAGAACCAAATAGCCGGACTCTACCGGTCAATCTGGAATCCCCACGCGACGGAAAGCACCGCTCTCAATGACCCGCTAGATTCGACCCCGAATCGCGGAACCACTACTCAAGGTCGGGTATCCGACGAAAGAGGAGGTCTCACGAAATCTGGCGCAGCATGTGGAGGAATTATTCCGGGGTAGAGATTTTCTTGCCCGTGACCAGCTCCTTTTTCACTCAGGTTGAAATGATCTTTACACTGGTACAGAATAGGTCGGTCAGGTCAAGGTCAAACGAGGAGGAAACATGGACAAGCGCAGTTTTATCCGATTGAGTTTTGTCGGAAGTACGGTCGGTATCATCACTCCGAAGACGGTGTTCGCTGCCGCCATGGACTGCGGGCTGAATTCGAAGCTCGCAGGTGGTGTTTTTCATACCGAGGATGCGCTCGGTCGCTGGAACAAGGGCATAGCTTCGCTTCACCTTCCAAACTTGGAGAAGCAAGTATCGGGCGGTGCGGCCCAGTTACACGCAGCGTCCAAGCACCCGATGGTTGCATACGGCCACTACATCATCAAGCATGAATTGTTGAACACGGACTTTCGGTTCCTGCAGGAGCACCGCTACGACCCGGCGAAGGACAAGGCGCCGGCTGCCGCGTTTGATCTCGGAACTTATAGAGGCAACGTTTACGTGCTGACGATTTGCAACATCCACGACGTGTGGATGAATATGATCGAGGTGTGAGGAATCAGGGCATTAAGAGGATAAGCGGCGGAAAAAAGTTTTTTCATGATCCCGGCTTATTCCGACACCGGGCGCGATTGAAAGCACCGCTCGAAATAATCCGCAGGCCGTAGTTTTGACCTCTACTCGGGTACCGCCACTTAACGCCGGCTATCGCCCCCAAGCAGACATTCAACGCCCAACTTCAGCCGCCCGCGCCGCAGTTGCTAAGATGCGCAAAAAAAGCGCCTTTCCAGCGACGGGAGCGATTAAATTGATCATGGCCCGCTTCGGGGGGCCAGGATTTCAGCTATTGCGCGAGTGTCTTATAGGTCAACTCGCGCGTCCAGTTCGTGTATTGCTTGCCGTTCACCTCGACATACATCTTCGTAAGCGCGTTCACCGGTCCGTCGTCCTGCGGTGGCTGCATCATCAGGTCACGTCCCATCGACCACACGACCCTGCGGTCATCAAGATTCCCGAAATAGTAATCCACCTTGCTTGTGTCGAGGCCGTGATAGCCGGTAGCGGTGGTCAGCTCGACGAGCTTTTCGTTCTTCTCGGTAAGCGGAAACTTCTTGCCGTAAATGTTGGCAAGTGAAACGTCGAGCGGCAGCCAGCCGTAGTTGGGCGCATAAAATTCGATCCAGCAATGATAGCTGGCGTCGACCTTGACACCGTTGAGCGTAGGCTTCAGCAGCGAGCCATATACCATGCGAACGGGAATGCCCGAGGCCATCGCGAGCGAGGCAAAAAGAGAATGGAAATCGGTGCAATTGCCTGTTTTGGTCATGAGGCAATAGTCGGTACTGCCCACCGGTGAAGCCTTCAGATGGTCCGGGTCCTTCACCCAGTAGTCCACATTCTGGAGCGTCCAGTCGTACAGCTTGCGGGCCGCGATGATCGGATTCGATTCTTCGCCGACAATCGAAGCCGAAAGCTTTCTGACGGGATCGTTCACGACGACGTAGGTGGTAGGCAGAAGGTAACGAGCCAGGGCCTCGCGCTCGGCGTCCGTTAGCGGGCGTGTCTTGGAGGGATCGATGCTATTGCGAATCTCCGATCGCTTCAAATCGAATGTCTCCGTGATCGTGATTGTCGGCTCGATGGATCCACTCGCCTCGACATAACCAACCCGGTTGCCCCAGGAATCGCTGTCGAAGCTGACAGAATACGGGCTTGCCACCTTAAAATTCGTAATCACGGAATATCCGTCGTCGTTGGGCACCGCGAACCATACTCGCACCCTGTGGGCATCCTTGGGGACTTGAACCGTCAACACATTCCGTATTTGGAATGACGAGTGTTCCGCTTGAATTGTTTCAGCGCCAGCGGTGGAAGCAACCCAGTTCAACGAGAACAAAAGCAGCCCTTGCAACGCGGCGCAAAAATACACAGATCGTCGCAGCACCGGAGTTTCCTCCTATAAGATCCTGGACATAGTCATAGGCAAAAGCCTGGAGCGCTTTCTAGCGACTCGACCCATCCTTATGCGTGTGTGGGTGCAGAGTTTTTAATGGTCGTGTTCGCTAGCGGTCATTGACGAACTGGCGAAAAAAACCAGCTTACAGCCGGATGGTAACGGCTTTGTTCTCAATGAAGTTTGAGAGGACAGCCTCACCCATCTCGCGGCCCCATCCCGATTGTTTGTAACCGCCAAACGGCAACGCTGCATCGAAGATGTTGTAGCAGTTGACCCAGACCGAGCCGGCCTTCAACTTCGCAGCGAGAGTGTGGGCCCGACTCAGGTCGCGCGTCCAGATACCCGCCGCCAGTCCATACACCGTATCGTTGGCTTGCCGCACCAGGTCCGCATCCAGTTCTTTGAACGGCATGGCGGTGACGACCGGCCCGAAGATTTCTTCCTTCACGACCTTCATGTTCGGCTTGGTATCCACCAGGACCGTAGGTTCGACAAAGTAACCTCTACCCGGCTTACGTTTGCCGCCGGTGATCGCTTTGGCGCCTTCCTGCAAGCCTGACTCCAGGTGCCCGCAGACACGGTTTTGTTGGCTGTCGGAGACCATTGGTCCCATCTCACTGGTCGGATCGAGCCCCGGCCCCAGCTTGATGTTCTTGGCAATCTCGGCCACACCCTCAACCACCTTGTCGAAAACCGGCTTCTCAACGTACAGACGAGAACCGGCGCAGCAGCACTGGCCGTGGTTGAAGAAGATGGCGCTAGCCGCGCCGGGGATGGCTATGTCCAGATCCGCATCCCTGAGGACGATATTCGGTGACTTGCCACCCAATTCGAGGGTCAACTTTTTCAAATCATTGGCAGCAGCTTTGACGATCAGTTTGCCTACTTCCGTTGAGCCCGTGAATGCCACTTTCTCGACGCCGGGATGCGCGGCAAGTGCCGCACCAGCGGTTTCGCCAAAGCCAGTGATGATGTTCACTACTCCGTCCGGCAACCCCGCCTCCAGCAGAATCTCGCCGACTCGCAAGGCGGAGAGCGGTGTCTCTTCCGCAACTTTCAATACCGCCGTACAGCCAGTCGCCAATACCGGCGCCAGCTTCCAGGCAGCCATCAGCAGAGGGAAATTCCAGGGAATGATCTGCCCGACTACACCAATCGGTTCCGGACGCGTGTAAGCGTGGTACTGAACACCTGGTGTGTAAAGAACGGACAACGGGATGGTCTTGCCTTCGATCTTGGTGGCCCAACCGGCCATGTAGTGGAATATGTCAGCAGCCAGAGGTACGTCAGCGGCGCGGGCGACTCCGACCGGCTTGCCGTTGTCGAGAGATTCCAGTTCAGCAAGCTCGTCTAGATACTTAGTGATCAGATCGCCGATCTTCCAGATCAGCTTGCCGCGTTCCGATGGCGTCATCGATGGCCATGGACCCGACTCAAAGGCGCGACGGGCAGCCTTAACAGCGGCATCGACATCCGCTTTATCGCCTTCCGCGACCTGCGTGACTACTTCGCCGGTGGCGGGATTGATAACCGCGAATGTCTTGCCGGAAGCCGCGGACACCCACTTGCCGTCAATTAACAACTTCTTTGGCCCGCGCAGGAATTGCGAGACCGGTTTTGACACTAAAATCTCTTTCAAGACGGCGCTCATAACTGTCAACCTCCTCTCAATAATCAAATCAACTGGGCATAAATTGAGTCTAGCCTGCCAGTCGTTAAATATGGTGCCGTGACGGCGACCAACCGGGGCATGGGAATGTACCTCAAGGTATTTACTGATTAAGCGTGCAGACTATTTTCAGCAATAATCAAAATTTTTACCCTTATTGCTCACAATGTAAATATGAAGTCTGTTACACACCCGGCCCCGCGGTACTACCAAATCGACACGCGGACTGAGTTGCAGTTTCTACAACACTTCCGACTTTACGCGCAGCATCGGGCTAGCTCGCCATGCCAAACCCGTATTTATTCCAAATTTCGCGCGCTGCAGGCGAACTCAAATAAGATAGAAAAGCGCGTGCGGCGCTGGATTGGCTGGATGCGACAACTGCTGCCGGATAAACAATCGGCGGGTGCGCGTTGGCGGGAAATTCGGCAACGATGCGGACTTTGTTATCGATCAACGCATCCGTTCGGTATACAATGGCGAGCGGCGCTTCCCCGCGCGAGACCAGTGCCAGCGCGGCCCTGACATTTTCCGTCGGGGCGACCCGCTTCGCAACCGAAGCCCAAACACCTAAATTTTCCAGCGCCGCGCGGCCATATTTGCCAGCTGGAACACTATCCGGATTGGCCATCGCCAATCGTCCGTCTCCGAGCAGCCGGGCCAAAGGAAATTCAGGAGCGATTTCAGTTTCAATCCGGCTGTCAACCGGTGCGATCAGCACCAAACGGTTGCGCAACAGGTTAATGCGCGTACCGGATTGGAGCAGCTTGCGCGCCTCCAAATAGTCCATCCAATCCAGGTCGGCGGAAATAAAGATA from Burkholderiales bacterium harbors:
- a CDS encoding methyltransferase domain-containing protein — its product is MTNYTELKKKQRAAWALGEYDRIADGLTISTDQTLRVAKLRPGERVLDVATGTGITALAARGRGARVSGVDFVPELLAVAREKAEAEGFNDIDFREGDAEALPFGDASFDVVLSTCGHMFAPDQPKVAAELARVTRPGGRVVFLAWTPEGGLGGWFRVMNKHVPPPGGAPSPFNWGEPDKVRQLLRSAFRDLAFTRGDCPQFGASPEEIWELFSTRYGPTVRVVVSLQGEALTALRRELLAYLDGYRAADGKVRWGREYLITRAIRA
- a CDS encoding ceramidase domain-containing protein; the protein is MADLYCERLGPGLWAEPLNAVTNLAFLVAAWVCLSIVRRSPNRSGEVTILIALIAVIGIGSGLFHTLATTWARVLDVVSILLFQTWYIWVYARSIILMNWRWSALLTTGFLVATLIGRQFPAVLNGSLAYAPALFALVSLGIYHYWTKKRGPRMLLLASGVFLLALTFRTIDQAVCPYLWIGTHFLWHLLDAAVLFLVTLAFVLNRGSPSGDSLIDNHADVAHD
- a CDS encoding YHYH protein, which codes for MTRSYSAFAGLAFLSVLLFAASAGVNDCRAQSSRIDVLDPHMLPLGDGKVSTGPVRGSVYSCRSQFRGGGAVHAGGWIHGSTWDATKKIWVQGDVEWPDAVLTVAMSNGERRIRGNGLPVNHTTGIFPIQPTDPAYQIDRNPNHIEAQQIAFSLPLLPTLAAAPSCVPMGMIGIALNGVAFFSALDDSGRDAVAHEVQDRCDGHPQMTGEYHYHGPTPCIPGAGAENTLIGYALDGFGIYSMYDEHGKELTNADLDECHGRVSKILWDGEEISMYHYVLTREYPYTVGCFRGTPVSMAGRAGGGSPPGNGRGRMRQPPAEAIAACTGLSSGSKCQFISPRGDAISGMCRSPAGGLACVPERP
- a CDS encoding transglutaminase-like domain-containing protein, whose product is MLRRSVYFCAALQGLLLFSLNWVASTAGAETIQAEHSSFQIRNVLTVQVPKDAHRVRVWFAVPNDDGYSVITNFKVASPYSVSFDSDSWGNRVGYVEASGSIEPTITITETFDLKRSEIRNSIDPSKTRPLTDAEREALARYLLPTTYVVVNDPVRKLSASIVGEESNPIIAARKLYDWTLQNVDYWVKDPDHLKASPVGSTDYCLMTKTGNCTDFHSLFASLAMASGIPVRMVYGSLLKPTLNGVKVDASYHCWIEFYAPNYGWLPLDVSLANIYGKKFPLTEKNEKLVELTTATGYHGLDTSKVDYYFGNLDDRRVVWSMGRDLMMQPPQDDGPVNALTKMYVEVNGKQYTNWTRELTYKTLAQ
- a CDS encoding aldehyde dehydrogenase family protein, with the protein product MSAVLKEILVSKPVSQFLRGPKKLLIDGKWVSAASGKTFAVINPATGEVVTQVAEGDKADVDAAVKAARRAFESGPWPSMTPSERGKLIWKIGDLITKYLDELAELESLDNGKPVGVARAADVPLAADIFHYMAGWATKIEGKTIPLSVLYTPGVQYHAYTRPEPIGVVGQIIPWNFPLLMAAWKLAPVLATGCTAVLKVAEETPLSALRVGEILLEAGLPDGVVNIITGFGETAGAALAAHPGVEKVAFTGSTEVGKLIVKAAANDLKKLTLELGGKSPNIVLRDADLDIAIPGAASAIFFNHGQCCCAGSRLYVEKPVFDKVVEGVAEIAKNIKLGPGLDPTSEMGPMVSDSQQNRVCGHLESGLQEGAKAITGGKRKPGRGYFVEPTVLVDTKPNMKVVKEEIFGPVVTAMPFKELDADLVRQANDTVYGLAAGIWTRDLSRAHTLAAKLKAGSVWVNCYNIFDAALPFGGYKQSGWGREMGEAVLSNFIENKAVTIRL
- the modA gene encoding molybdate ABC transporter substrate-binding protein, whose translation is MRNLMSSRTASRKQRLFRGITIALAVFVWAVPAFADNFTVFAAASLKDALDDVISQYEAASGNKAVGVYAASSALAKQIENGAPADIFISADLDWMDYLEARKLLQSGTRINLLRNRLVLIAPVDSRIETEIAPEFPLARLLGDGRLAMANPDSVPAGKYGRAALENLGVWASVAKRVAPTENVRAALALVSRGEAPLAIVYRTDALIDNKVRIVAEFPANAHPPIVYPAAVVASSQSSAARAFLSYLSSPAAREIWNKYGFGMAS